One region of Polaribacter pectinis genomic DNA includes:
- a CDS encoding peptide-methionine (S)-S-oxide reductase translates to MTIQKIGFGGGCHWCTEAVFQSLRGVYNVQQGWVASEGKFTAFSEAVILEFNPDEIPLKALIEIHLHTHKSTSNHSMREKYRSAIYFFEEKEEIELNRILSKLQVNFDNKLITQILPFLDFKPSEENFKNYYFKNPKKPFCVKFINPKLSFLQQSHSKYVNEKH, encoded by the coding sequence ATGACTATACAAAAAATAGGTTTTGGTGGAGGTTGTCATTGGTGTACAGAAGCTGTTTTTCAATCTTTAAGAGGAGTCTATAATGTTCAACAAGGTTGGGTTGCTTCAGAAGGAAAGTTTACTGCGTTTTCAGAAGCCGTAATTCTTGAATTTAATCCAGATGAAATTCCTTTAAAAGCACTTATAGAAATTCATTTACATACACACAAAAGTACTTCTAACCATAGCATGAGGGAAAAATATCGCTCTGCAATTTATTTTTTTGAAGAAAAAGAGGAAATTGAGTTAAACCGTATTTTAAGTAAATTACAAGTCAATTTCGATAATAAATTAATTACCCAAATTTTACCATTTTTAGATTTTAAACCATCAGAAGAAAATTTTAAAAACTACTATTTTAAGAATCCTAAAAAACCTTTTTGTGTGAAATTTATCAATCCTAAATTAAGTTTTCTGCAACAATCTCACTCAAAATATGTTAATGAAAAACATTAA
- a CDS encoding aldo/keto reductase, with amino-acid sequence MSIGLGTAAIGRPLYINLKKDKNKTPFSLSDFKKSGLKILDNAYENGVRFFDTSPGYGMAEELLLEWLQKKNDASIIASTKWGYTYVANFDPNAKVHEIKEHSLQKLNEQWSFSKKLLPYLKIYQVHSATLDSGILEDESIHKRLHQLKKENNLIIGLTTTGIHQIEVLKKALEIKVEGEKLFQSFQCTFNILDQSIFSFREELDNLKDSFIIKEALANGRLIPNENYPEYSNLYAFIKLLSEKYNVGEDAIALRYCLEVFPSAKVLSGVTKSSHLLSNLKVNDFKLLPSEIEKLTDFGISAKEYWQERKELTWR; translated from the coding sequence ATGAGCATTGGATTAGGAACTGCAGCAATTGGCAGACCATTGTATATCAATCTAAAAAAAGATAAAAACAAAACACCTTTCTCTTTGTCTGATTTTAAGAAAAGTGGACTAAAAATTTTAGATAATGCATACGAAAATGGAGTTCGTTTTTTTGACACTTCACCAGGTTATGGTATGGCAGAAGAATTATTGTTAGAGTGGCTTCAGAAAAAAAATGATGCTTCAATAATAGCTTCTACAAAATGGGGTTATACCTATGTAGCTAACTTCGATCCTAATGCAAAAGTGCACGAAATTAAAGAACATTCTTTGCAAAAATTAAATGAGCAATGGAGTTTTTCTAAAAAGTTACTACCATATTTAAAAATTTATCAAGTTCATTCTGCAACTTTAGACTCTGGCATTTTAGAAGATGAATCAATTCACAAAAGATTACATCAATTAAAAAAAGAAAATAATCTAATTATTGGGTTAACAACCACAGGAATACATCAAATAGAAGTATTAAAAAAAGCACTAGAAATTAAAGTTGAAGGCGAGAAATTATTTCAATCTTTTCAATGCACATTTAATATTTTAGATCAGAGTATTTTTAGCTTTAGAGAAGAATTAGATAACCTTAAAGATTCGTTTATTATAAAAGAAGCATTGGCAAATGGACGTTTAATTCCAAATGAAAATTACCCTGAATACTCAAATTTATATGCTTTTATAAAATTGTTGTCAGAAAAATACAATGTTGGTGAAGATGCTATTGCTTTAAGATATTGTTTGGAAGTTTTTCCAAGTGCTAAAGTCCTAAGTGGAGTAACAAAAAGCTCTCATTTATTATCAAATTTAAAAGTAAATGATTTTAAATTATTGCCTTCGGAAATTGAAAAACTTACAGATTTTGGGATTTCTGCAAAAGAATATTGGCAAGAAAGAAAAGAGTTAACTTGGCGTTAA
- the msrA gene encoding peptide-methionine (S)-S-oxide reductase MsrA: MKSYKKAYIAGGCFWGMEDLFRVRPGILDTEVGYIGGENDNPTYKNHPGHAEGIELTYNPAETNFKEILDYFFRVHNPTTIDQQGNDKGSSYRSAIFFQNEEEKEIAKEVIKIVEDSNKWEGKVVTTLEPFAPFWVAEPEHQDYLVRIPNGYTCHFERFDTFLTEKTSS, encoded by the coding sequence ATGAAGAGTTATAAAAAAGCATATATAGCAGGAGGTTGCTTCTGGGGAATGGAAGATTTATTTAGAGTAAGACCAGGAATTTTAGATACAGAAGTTGGTTACATTGGTGGAGAAAATGACAATCCTACCTATAAAAACCATCCAGGACATGCAGAAGGTATAGAGCTTACTTACAATCCTGCAGAAACTAATTTTAAAGAAATTTTAGATTATTTCTTTAGAGTTCATAATCCAACAACAATAGATCAACAAGGAAATGACAAAGGTTCTAGTTATAGATCTGCTATATTTTTTCAGAATGAAGAAGAAAAAGAAATAGCAAAAGAAGTAATAAAAATTGTTGAAGATTCTAATAAATGGGAAGGCAAAGTAGTTACAACTTTAGAGCCATTTGCACCTTTTTGGGTTGCAGAACCAGAACATCAAGATTATTTGGTTAGAATACCAAATGGTTATACCTGTCATTTCGAGCGTTTTGATACTTTTTTAACAGAAAAAACATCATCGTAA
- a CDS encoding proprotein convertase P-domain-containing protein has translation MKNNINITKLFWGRFCTKSHYLIIFFLLLSSVFYSQSTESISNTNSQSIPDNNSTGITKTFPVVNSGLISNVTIVVDIDHTYRGDLILTLRSPDNTTITLTDQNGGASDNLKVNFDDDGLTSITADNANHSTTVIRIPEDALSTFDNENANGTWTLNISDNANIDTGTFNSATISVTTQKDSDGDGVGDDVDEDDDNDGILDIDESSCEIFEVQGYSAVVYDGVSGQNSWNLISASNTFPVTGFSQVATFDYEEFNGTSKGFYIDFKENPFDLHTSSDGDVSNYSGTPIPENDDDAAIVFTKTITAAEEGIYNFDIDYGDDHIFFYINGVKQYQVQNAYGPFPQDASYNTVSAGITFNAGDVISLVVVEEFRFNTEIDIRFIKTNNIGGGPATCFIDSDGDGVPNSLDLDSDNDGIPDVIEAGGTDANRDGRADDNDNNADNTGSNGIPTTAGTGLTPLDSDGDLLLNYLDIDSDNDGIPDNIEGQTTSGYTAPSSTFADVNDNGVDDVYESGAIVGLNPPNTDSGNDTIPDYLDSDSDNDGITDIFENGDTDNKLSGLDTDGDGLDNNFDDNDDSAIAGATVNDGINPPNATNLGDEDNDLGSGGDVDYRDIKDSDNDGVADSVDLDDDNDGILDTVECGSLKTMDISLTKPNLTYTSNGNPGKVGDVARYANVGTFEGVAVDLRITVASNTNPSLVDADLSGYEFDPMDGNPVILYPIHLTSTNGTSAGTGFVNFDFEFLINGTSTLIKVPANMVFQDIDNTSPGELIEFNVANILNYKVSTATAIEVNNATTSSTGASGDFLKVTSTDNAGGVLDEKLWFGIQMPYVDKFDITMSKRVSNTGYLFNSTAFTGPTVGTCVADFDSDGIPNHLDLDSDNDGITDVIESGGTDANNDGRADDNDNNANNTGSNGIPTTAGTGNTPANTDGDTNSDFLDIDADNDGIPDNIEGQTSSGYVEPSGVGINITDVNKNGVDDVYEVGGIGLTPPNTDSANDTIPDYIDLDTDNDGIPDIQENGDANNFAFGTDADNDGLDDAFDDNDDSNISGFTVNDGLGTGNKVTDVATLDTAYGDEDNNFPGAGDVDYRDVKDTDKDGVPDAVDLDDDNDGILDEDEGCRTITTTVDLASKILTMSGDPGIIYSYDVNTNTLTTEATLTARHNAMAYNTSDKYIWTNNRSTNQLAVYDPSNNFAKINTIPATALPNVISATYNPAQKVYIANSAATVFVLDGDPTSATYGQVKFSFANTIAAGFNDISFNSNDGFAYGIRNNTTDLIRINISNKTTTNIGSVSGLPSGSYGRSFYLTNGSMYFVRNSTLAMYKIDLSVGQSATLIQTLNLSPSSAGRDAATIPNIGFKGQTICKDTDGDGIPDSLDLDSDNDGIPDVIESGGTDANRDGMADDDDDNADNTATNGIPTSAGTGVVTPTNSDGDLLPDYLDIDADNDGIPDNIEAQTSNGYIPPSGVGTGITDANKNGVDDVYETGAIVGLDPENTDNFDTADYIDSDSDNDGILDIQENGDTDNELAGTDTDNDGLDDNFDDNDDSGISGATVNDGLGANDKVTDEATLETAYGDEDNDFNPGAGDLDYRDAKDTDNDGIPDNVDLDDDNDGVLDTIECGFVNPDFSTLNFTNQVITTSTGSSITISSGVLTAVSGSDARGDALGNIRLSDGNTNAPNPPDYTLGDLYELNFPSPVKVLISNITASIAGFDGLSSGGDEIRVTSATPLILNDPDNQLFIQSRGANYIEFRPVLGSNITAGNGTWSITTNQPTSQISIQGAGNPATGVNIQLFLCEDTDGDGVPNYLDLDSDNDGIPDLVEAGGEDTDGNGLIDDINTDGTLVNDFDNDGLDDRYDADVTGGTDGNAITNPDSDGDGIPDSLDLDSDNDGIPDVVEAGGTDSNGDGRADGFVDTDKDGFNDLVDGDVGQDGTSENTANALIVTGDDANNDGKPDTYPNGDTDKDGFPDFIDLDADNDGIPDLVEAGGVDTNGDGLVDNTTDVDQDGLADIYDENATDGPGPDGTNGIALVETDATGNMLDGDGNSIDTDGDGFPDHLDLDADNDGIPDLVEAGGVDTNGDGLVDNTTDADKDGFADIYDTDDDGTPGVEDANDALLQTGGTDTDGDGKADDAAITFVNGEGANADTDGDGFPDHLDLDADNDGIPDLVEAGGVDTNGDGLVDNTTDADKDGFADIYDTDDDGTPGVEDANDALLQTGGTDTDGDGKADDAAITFVNGEGTNADTDKDGIPNHLDLDADNDGIPDLVEAGGVDTNGDGLVDNTTDADKDGFADVYDTDDDGTPGVEDANDALLQTGGTDTDGDGKADDAAITFVNGEGNNADTDGDGLPNHLDLDADNDGIPDLVEAGGVDTNGDGLVDNTTDADKDGFADIYDTDDDGTPGVEDANDALLQTGGTDTDGDGKADDAAITFVNGEGTNADTDGDGLPNHLDLDADNDGIPDLVEAGGVDTNGDGLVDNTTDADKDGFADIYDTDDDGTPGVEDANDALLQTGGTDTDGDGKADDAAIIFVNGEGTNADTDKDGFPNHLDLDADNDGIPDLVEAGGVDTNGDGLVDNTTDADKDGFADIYDTDDDGTSGVEDANDALLQTGGTDTDGDGKADDAAITFVNGEGANADTDKDGFPNHLDLDADNDGIPDVVEAGGTDVNGDGRADNFDDTDNDGFNDDVDGDVGQDGTSENIANVLILTGTDTGNDGKAKFLHKRRCRWRWKIKSFRFRC, from the coding sequence ATGAAAAACAATATCAATATAACAAAACTCTTTTGGGGAAGGTTTTGTACAAAATCACATTATTTAATAATATTCTTTTTATTATTAAGTTCGGTTTTTTATAGTCAATCTACAGAGTCGATTTCTAATACTAATTCGCAATCAATTCCTGACAACAATAGTACTGGGATTACCAAAACATTTCCAGTAGTTAATAGTGGTTTAATAAGTAATGTAACAATAGTTGTAGATATCGACCATACTTATAGAGGAGATTTAATATTAACCTTAAGATCACCAGACAATACAACTATAACTTTAACAGACCAAAATGGAGGTGCTTCAGATAATCTTAAAGTAAATTTTGATGATGATGGCCTTACTTCTATAACTGCAGATAATGCAAATCATTCTACTACAGTTATAAGAATACCGGAAGATGCTTTAAGTACTTTTGATAATGAAAATGCTAATGGTACTTGGACTTTAAATATTTCTGATAATGCTAATATAGATACTGGAACATTTAACTCAGCTACTATAAGTGTAACAACTCAAAAAGATTCAGATGGTGATGGAGTTGGAGATGATGTAGATGAAGATGATGATAATGATGGTATTTTAGATATAGATGAAAGTTCTTGCGAAATATTTGAAGTTCAAGGTTATAGTGCAGTAGTATATGATGGTGTATCTGGTCAAAATTCTTGGAATTTAATCTCTGCTTCTAATACTTTTCCTGTAACTGGTTTTTCACAAGTAGCTACTTTCGATTACGAAGAGTTTAATGGAACAAGTAAAGGGTTTTACATAGATTTTAAAGAAAATCCATTCGATTTACATACATCTTCAGACGGAGATGTATCTAATTATTCAGGAACCCCAATCCCAGAAAATGATGATGATGCTGCAATTGTATTTACTAAAACTATTACTGCAGCTGAAGAAGGTATTTATAATTTTGATATAGATTATGGAGATGATCATATATTTTTCTATATAAATGGTGTAAAACAATATCAGGTACAAAATGCTTATGGTCCATTTCCTCAAGATGCTAGCTACAATACAGTATCTGCAGGTATAACATTTAATGCGGGTGATGTAATATCTCTTGTAGTTGTTGAAGAATTTAGGTTTAATACAGAGATAGATATTAGATTTATAAAAACCAACAACATTGGTGGTGGGCCTGCAACATGTTTTATAGATTCCGATGGCGATGGTGTTCCAAATAGTTTAGATTTAGATTCAGACAACGATGGTATTCCAGATGTTATAGAAGCTGGTGGTACAGATGCTAACAGAGATGGTAGAGCAGATGATAATGATAACAACGCAGATAATACAGGTTCAAATGGTATTCCTACAACTGCAGGAACAGGTTTAACTCCACTGGATTCAGATGGAGATTTATTATTAAATTATTTAGATATCGATTCAGATAATGATGGTATTCCAGATAATATAGAGGGGCAAACAACTAGCGGTTATACAGCACCGAGTTCAACATTTGCAGATGTAAATGATAATGGAGTAGATGATGTTTATGAAAGCGGAGCTATTGTAGGTTTAAATCCACCAAATACAGACAGTGGCAACGATACAATACCAGATTATTTAGATTCAGATTCAGATAATGATGGCATAACAGATATTTTTGAAAATGGAGATACAGACAATAAGTTATCAGGGTTAGATACAGATGGAGATGGTTTAGATAATAATTTCGATGATAATGATGACTCTGCTATTGCAGGCGCTACAGTTAATGATGGTATTAACCCACCAAACGCAACTAACCTAGGTGATGAAGATAATGATCTTGGTTCTGGAGGAGATGTAGATTATAGAGATATTAAAGATTCAGATAATGATGGCGTAGCAGATTCTGTAGATTTAGATGATGATAATGATGGAATTCTAGACACTGTAGAATGTGGATCATTAAAAACAATGGATATATCACTTACCAAACCAAATTTAACCTATACATCAAATGGTAACCCAGGTAAAGTTGGCGATGTAGCAAGATATGCAAATGTTGGTACTTTCGAAGGTGTAGCAGTAGATTTGCGAATAACAGTAGCAAGTAATACAAATCCAAGTTTAGTAGATGCAGACCTTTCTGGTTATGAATTCGATCCTATGGATGGTAATCCTGTTATATTATATCCAATTCATTTAACAAGTACTAATGGAACAAGCGCTGGAACTGGTTTTGTAAATTTCGATTTCGAGTTTTTAATAAACGGAACCAGCACACTTATTAAAGTACCTGCAAACATGGTGTTTCAAGATATAGACAATACTAGTCCTGGAGAATTAATTGAGTTTAATGTTGCAAATATTTTAAATTATAAAGTAAGTACAGCTACAGCAATTGAAGTTAATAATGCCACCACATCTTCAACAGGTGCATCAGGAGATTTTCTTAAAGTTACATCAACAGATAATGCCGGAGGTGTATTAGATGAAAAATTATGGTTTGGTATTCAAATGCCTTATGTAGATAAGTTTGATATAACAATGTCTAAAAGGGTTAGTAATACCGGTTATTTATTCAATTCAACAGCATTTACAGGGCCAACTGTAGGAACTTGTGTTGCAGATTTCGATTCAGATGGTATTCCTAATCATTTAGATTTAGATTCTGATAACGATGGAATTACAGATGTTATAGAGTCTGGTGGTACAGATGCAAATAATGACGGACGAGCAGATGATAATGATAACAATGCAAACAATACAGGTTCAAATGGTATTCCTACAACTGCAGGTACAGGAAATACACCAGCAAATACAGATGGAGATACTAATTCAGATTTTTTAGATATTGACGCAGATAACGATGGAATTCCAGATAATATTGAAGGACAAACCTCAAGCGGATATGTAGAACCTAGTGGAGTTGGTATAAATATTACCGATGTAAACAAAAATGGTGTAGATGATGTTTACGAAGTTGGCGGAATTGGTTTAACTCCACCTAATACAGACAGTGCTAATGATACAATACCAGATTATATAGATTTAGATACAGATAATGATGGTATTCCAGACATTCAAGAAAATGGAGATGCAAACAATTTTGCTTTTGGCACAGATGCAGATAATGATGGTTTAGATGATGCTTTTGATGATAATGATGATTCTAATATATCAGGATTTACAGTAAATGATGGTTTAGGTACTGGTAATAAAGTAACAGACGTTGCAACTTTAGACACAGCTTATGGAGATGAAGATAATAATTTCCCAGGTGCTGGAGATGTTGATTATAGAGATGTAAAAGACACAGACAAAGATGGTGTACCAGATGCTGTAGATTTAGATGATGATAATGATGGTATTTTAGATGAAGATGAAGGCTGTAGAACAATTACAACTACAGTAGATTTGGCTTCAAAAATACTTACAATGTCTGGCGATCCAGGTATCATATATAGTTATGATGTAAATACGAATACGCTAACTACAGAAGCAACACTTACTGCAAGGCATAATGCAATGGCATACAATACTTCAGATAAGTATATTTGGACTAACAATAGAAGCACAAACCAATTGGCTGTCTATGATCCTTCTAACAACTTTGCAAAAATAAACACGATACCAGCAACAGCGCTACCAAATGTAATATCAGCAACATATAATCCTGCACAGAAAGTATATATTGCTAATAGTGCTGCAACAGTTTTTGTGTTGGATGGAGACCCAACATCTGCAACTTATGGTCAAGTTAAATTTTCTTTTGCAAATACAATAGCTGCAGGTTTTAACGATATATCATTTAATTCAAATGACGGTTTTGCTTACGGAATTAGAAATAATACAACAGACCTTATCCGTATAAACATTTCAAATAAAACAACTACTAATATTGGTAGTGTAAGTGGTCTGCCATCAGGTAGTTATGGAAGAAGTTTTTATTTAACCAATGGTAGTATGTATTTCGTAAGAAATTCTACATTGGCAATGTATAAGATAGATTTATCAGTGGGGCAATCAGCAACACTTATTCAAACGTTAAATTTAAGTCCATCTAGTGCTGGTAGAGATGCAGCTACAATTCCAAATATTGGCTTTAAAGGACAAACAATTTGTAAGGATACAGATGGAGATGGTATTCCAGATAGTTTAGATTTGGATTCAGATAACGATGGTATTCCAGATGTTATAGAATCTGGAGGTACAGATGCCAACAGAGATGGTATGGCAGATGATGATGATGATAATGCAGACAATACTGCAACTAATGGTATACCAACTTCTGCAGGAACAGGGGTTGTTACACCAACAAATTCAGATGGAGATTTACTTCCAGATTATTTAGATATAGATGCAGATAATGATGGTATTCCAGATAATATAGAAGCCCAAACTTCAAATGGATATATTCCTCCAAGTGGAGTTGGTACAGGTATTACAGATGCAAACAAAAATGGTGTAGATGATGTTTATGAAACCGGCGCAATCGTTGGTTTAGATCCAGAAAATACAGATAATTTTGACACTGCAGATTACATAGATTCAGATTCAGATAATGATGGTATTTTAGACATCCAAGAAAATGGAGATACAGACAATGAACTTGCAGGGACAGATACAGATAATGATGGTTTAGATGATAATTTTGATGATAATGATGATTCTGGAATTTCTGGCGCTACCGTAAATGATGGTTTAGGAGCTAACGACAAAGTTACAGATGAAGCAACATTAGAAACTGCTTATGGAGATGAAGACAATGACTTTAATCCAGGTGCAGGAGATTTAGATTATAGAGATGCCAAAGACACAGATAATGATGGTATTCCTGATAATGTAGATTTAGATGATGACAATGATGGTGTTTTAGATACTATAGAATGTGGTTTTGTAAATCCAGATTTTTCAACACTTAATTTCACAAATCAAGTTATTACTACTTCTACGGGGTCTTCAATAACTATAAGTTCTGGAGTACTAACAGCAGTTTCCGGAAGTGATGCTCGAGGAGATGCGTTAGGGAATATAAGACTGTCAGATGGTAATACTAATGCTCCAAATCCTCCTGATTATACTTTAGGTGACTTGTATGAATTGAATTTTCCTTCGCCTGTAAAAGTACTTATATCTAATATAACTGCTAGTATTGCTGGTTTTGATGGTCTATCTTCGGGTGGAGATGAAATTCGAGTAACTTCAGCAACTCCTTTAATTTTAAATGATCCAGATAATCAACTTTTTATACAATCTCGAGGAGCTAATTACATTGAGTTCAGACCTGTATTAGGATCAAACATTACAGCTGGTAATGGTACATGGTCCATAACAACAAACCAGCCAACTTCACAAATCAGTATTCAAGGAGCAGGTAATCCAGCTACAGGTGTAAATATTCAATTGTTTTTATGTGAAGACACAGACGGCGATGGTGTTCCAAATTATCTAGATTTAGATTCAGACAATGATGGCATTCCAGATTTAGTAGAAGCAGGTGGAGAAGATACAGACGGAAATGGACTTATTGATGATATTAACACTGATGGTACCTTAGTAAATGATTTTGATAATGACGGTTTAGACGATCGTTATGATGCAGATGTTACAGGAGGAACAGATGGTAATGCGATAACAAATCCAGATTCAGATGGAGATGGAATTCCAGATAGTTTAGATTTAGATTCAGACAATGATGGTATTCCAGATGTTGTAGAAGCTGGTGGAACAGATTCAAATGGAGATGGTAGAGCTGATGGTTTTGTAGATACAGATAAAGATGGGTTCAATGATCTTGTAGATGGAGATGTTGGTCAAGATGGTACTTCAGAAAACACTGCAAATGCTTTAATAGTTACTGGAGATGATGCTAATAACGACGGTAAACCAGACACCTACCCTAATGGAGATACAGATAAAGATGGTTTTCCTGATTTTATAGATTTAGATGCAGATAATGACGGTATTCCAGATTTAGTGGAAGCAGGAGGTGTAGATACTAATGGAGATGGACTTGTAGATAATACAACAGATGTTGATCAAGATGGTCTTGCCGATATTTATGATGAAAATGCAACCGACGGCCCTGGACCAGATGGAACAAATGGTATTGCTCTTGTAGAAACTGACGCCACTGGTAATATGTTAGACGGTGATGGTAATTCAATTGATACAGATGGTGATGGATTCCCTGATCACTTAGATTTAGATGCAGACAATGATGGTATTCCAGATCTAGTAGAAGCTGGTGGTGTAGATACAAATGGAGATGGTTTAGTTGATAACACAACAGATGCAGATAAAGATGGTTTTGCAGATATTTATGATACAGATGATGATGGCACTCCTGGTGTAGAAGATGCAAACGATGCACTATTACAAACAGGTGGAACAGATACAGATGGGGATGGAAAAGCAGATGATGCTGCAATTACTTTTGTAAATGGTGAAGGTGCTAATGCAGATACAGATGGTGATGGATTCCCTGATCACTTAGATTTAGATGCAGACAATGATGGTATTCCAGATTTAGTAGAAGCTGGTGGTGTAGATACAAATGGAGATGGTTTAGTTGATAACACAACAGATGCAGACAAAGATGGTTTTGCAGATATTTATGATACAGATGATGATGGCACTCCTGGTGTAGAAGATGCAAACGATGCACTATTACAAACAGGTGGAACAGATACAGATGGTGATGGTAAAGCAGATGATGCTGCAATTACTTTTGTAAATGGTGAAGGGACTAATGCAGATACAGACAAAGATGGAATCCCTAATCACTTAGATTTAGATGCAGACAATGATGGTATTCCAGATTTAGTAGAAGCTGGTGGTGTAGATACAAATGGAGATGGTTTAGTTGATAACACAACAGATGCAGACAAAGATGGTTTTGCAGATGTTTATGATACAGATGATGATGGAACTCCTGGTGTAGAAGATGCAAACGATGCACTATTACAAACAGGTGGAACAGATACAGATGGAGATGGAAAAGCAGATGATGCTGCAATTACTTTTGTAAATGGTGAAGGGAATAATGCAGATACAGATGGAGATGGATTGCCAAATCATTTAGATTTAGATGCAGACAATGATGGTATTCCAGATTTAGTAGAAGCAGGAGGAGTAGATACAAATGGAGATGGTTTAGTTGATAACACAACAGATGCAGACAAAGATGGTTTTGCAGATATTTATGATACGGATGATGATGGAACTCCTGGTGTAGAAGATGCAAACGATGCACTATTACAAACAGGTGGAACAGATACAGATGGAGATGGAAAAGCAGATGATGCTGCAATTACTTTTGTAAATGGTGAAGGGACTAATGCAGATACAGATGGAGATGGATTGCCAAATCATTTAGATTTAGATGCAGACAATGATGGTATTCCAGATTTAGTAGAAGCTGGTGGTGTAGATACAAATGGAGATGGTTTAGTTGATAATACAACAGATGCAGACAAAGATGGATTTGCAGATATTTATGATACGGATGATGATGGAACTCCTGGTGTAGAAGATGCAAACGATGCACTATTACAAACAGGTGGAACAGATACAGATGGAGATGGAAAAGCAGATGATGCTGCAATTATTTTTGTAAATGGTGAAGGGACTAATGCAGATACAGACAAAGATGGATTCCCAAATCATTTAGATTTAGATGCAGACAATGATGGTATTCCAGATTTAGTAGAAGCTGGTGGTGTAGATACAAATGGAGATGGTTTAGTTGATAACACAACAGATGCAGACAAAGATGGTTTTGCAGATATTTATGATACGGATGATGATGGAACTTCTGGTGTAGAAGATGCAAACGATGCACTATTACAAACAGGTGGAACAGATACAGATGGTGATGGAAAAGCAGATGATGCTGCAATTACTTTTGTAAATGGTGAAGGTGCTAATGCAGATACAGACAAAGATGGATTCCCAAATCATTTAGATTTAGATGCAGACAATGATGGTATTCCAGATGTTGTGGAAGCAGGAGGAACAGATGTAAATGGCGATGGTCGTGCTGATAACTTCGATGACACTGACAACGATGGTTTTAACGATGACGTTGATGGTGATGTAGGACAAGATGGTACTTCAGAAAATATTGCAAACGTATTAATCCTTACAGGCACAGATACAGGTAATGATGGTAAAGCCAAATTCTTACACAAAAGGAGATGCAGATGGCGATGGAAAATTAAATCATTTAGATTTAGATGCTGA